In Colletotrichum higginsianum IMI 349063 chromosome 1, whole genome shotgun sequence, one genomic interval encodes:
- a CDS encoding Capsule biosynthesis phosphatase translates to MAPLTKAAANGVAAASAANGEVNYEPINVIIPIGGIGSRFAKEGYRYPKPLINIVGRPMLLWLIDNLSLKPGDTLWMAINEEVDDEFRIGQLVSKTFSKIDFRLLRLRHQTKGASETLYIVTQSMTKKHLERKTVSLDCDTIYWADVLQDIRNMPKGHGGCFYFPDVGDKPIFSYIKTEPTKDGLERIVDIQEKKAISNKANTGAYVFPSAGQLKSWAAENLDMKRPDGSEVGEYYTSQMIALMIQNGVPYLGMPVSTKDFSVVGTPEQLKDLLKLLKTDTSNLPIKLKKRRFCFDLDMTLVGVPAVAGDYSTCPPIEKNIRLVQQLYNAGHYIIIQTARRMRTHHGNLGSVLADVGPVTFAQLAKYEIPYHDIHFGKPYADVYVDDLAVNANLDTMREIGWLLDEHDPAALIGPDAGTAEEAKKAGMIAARDFNTIQIIGDKVIKSSKSENILGELFFYSHMPAEIAHIFPTVYNVDYIPDTTTYNITMENRRGLTFSHLLVGRSITKGRLISLLKALHSVHTTASTDKATLNIPSALEKKFEEHSLARANHRVNIYANYGSKLRSRYYQHQEKYDALGPLAASLFARINEFLDTYEAEEKGVHAQVIHGDPVFSNAILSKDEKLVSFIDVRCQLENTLTPEGDIHYDLGKVLQSLCGYDHILFMSANNHDLRGALDVDQPLLDEADSDLLENLQEYFFTFLEETYSVRLHRKTLFRITASLFFSLIPLHRPELGAVFLRMCKETLDKASNINYGPGARSTAGVTLSRRASSNFGSDEKAREMPIVSGKGENLSIPNVVVTTKQ, encoded by the exons ATGGCTCCCCTGACAAAAGCAGCTGCCAAcggcgttgctgctgcctccgccgccaaTGGCGAAGTCAATTATGAGCCCATCAATGTCATTATTCCTATCGGCGGCATTGGCTCCCGCTTCGCAAAGGAAGGCTACCGCTACCCGAAGCCCCTCATCAACATCGTCGGCCGGCCCATGCTGCTGTGGCTCATTGACAACCTGAGCCTCAAGCCCGGCGACACCCTGTGGATGGCCATCAACGaagaggtcgacgacgagtttAGAATCGGCCAGCTCGTGAGCAAGACCTTCTCCAAGATCGACTTCAGGCTGCTGCGCTTGCGCCATCAGACCAAGGGTGCCAGCGAGACG CTCTACATCGTCACACAGAGCATGACCAAGAAGCATCTCGAGCGCAAGACGGTTTCCCTTGACTGCGACACCATCTACTGGGCCGATGTCCTCCAGGACATTCGCAACATGCCCAAGGGCCATGGCGGCTGCTTCTACTTCCCCGATGTCGGCGACAAGCCCATTTTCTCATACATCAAGACGGAGCCTACCAA GGACGGCTTGGAGCGCATCGTCGATAtccaggagaagaaggctaTTTCCAACAAGGCGAACACGGGCGCATACGTCTTCCCCTCTGCCGGTCAGCTCAAGTCGTGGGCGGCTGAGAACCTCGACATGAAGAGACCCGACGGCTCCGAGGTGGGCGAGTACTACACCTCGCAGATGATCGCTCTCATGATCCAGAACGGTGTCCCCTACCTGGGCATGCCCGTTAGCACCAAGGATTTCAGCGTTGTCGGCACGCCAGAGCAGCTCAAGGACCTCTTGAAGCTGCTGAAGACAGACACATCGAACCTTCCCATCAAGCTGAAGAAACGCCGCTTCtgcttcgacctcgacatgACCTTGGTCGGCGTCCCCGCCGTGGCCGGGGACTACTCCACCTGCCCTCCCATTGAGAAGAACATCCGTCTTGTGCAGCAGCTGTACAACGCAGGCCACTACATTATCATT CAAACGGCCCGTCGCATGCGGACACATCACGGAAACCTGGGTTCCGTCCTTGCGGATGTTGGCCCTGTCACATTTGCCCAGTTGGCCAAGTACGAAATTCCTTATCACGACATCCACTTCGGCAAGCCTTATGCCGACGTCTACGTTGATGATCTGGCAGTCAATGCCAACTTGGATACCATGCGTGAAATTGGCTGGCTTCTGGACGAGCACGACCCCGCCGCACTGATTGGGCCCGATGCCGGAACTGCAGaggaggcgaagaaggccggcaTGATCGCTGCGCGCGACTTCAACACCATCCAGATCATCGGCGACAAGGTGATCAAGTCGAGCAAGTCGGAGAacatcctcggcgagctcttCTTCTACTCCCACATGCCCGCCGAGATCGCTCACATCTTCCCCACCGTTTACAACGTCGACTACATCCCCGACACGACCACGTACAACATCACCATGGAGAACCGCCGTGGCTTGACCTTCTCCCACCTTCTGGTCGGTCGCTCGATTACAAAGGGCCGCCTCATCTCCTTGTTGAAGGCTCTCCACTCTGTTCACACTACGGCCAGCACCGACAAGGCTACCCTCAACATCCCCAGCGCTCTGGAGAAGAAGTTTGAGGAGCACTCCCTGGCGCGGGCGAACCACCGTGTCAACATTTACGCAAACTACGGCTCGAAGCTCCGCTCTCGGTACTACCAGCACCAGGAGAAATACGATGCTCTCGGTCCCCTTGCCGCGTCCCTATTCGCCCGTATCAACGAGTTCCTCGACACGTACGAGGCTGAGGAGAAGGGCGTGCACGCTCAGGTTATCCACGGTGACCCCGTCTTCAGTAACGCCATTCTCtccaaggacgagaagctcgtcaGCTTCATCGACGTGCGCTGCCAGCTCGAGAACACTCTGACCCCCGAGGGTGACATCCACTACGATCTCGGCAAGGTTTTGCAGTCCCTCTGCGGCTACGATCACATTCTCTTCATGAGCGCTAACAATCACGACCTGCGCGGCGCCCTGGACGTTGACCAACCCCTTCTCGATGAGGCCGACTCGGACCTCCTTGAGAATCTGCAGGAGTACTTCTTCACCTTCCTCGAGGAGACGTATTCTGTGCGCCTGCACCGCAAGACTCTCTTCCGCATCACtgcctccctcttctttaGTCTCATTCCTCTACACCGGCCGGAGCTGGGCGCCGTATTCCTGCGCATGTGCAAGGAGACTCTCGACAAGGCGAGCAACATCAACTACGGCCCCGGTGCGCGCTCTACGGCAGGCGTCACGCTCAGCCGGCGGGCGAGCTCCAACTTTGGCTCCGATGAGAAGGCCCGCGAGATGCCTATCGTTTCCGGCAAGGGGGAGAATCTGTCCATCCCCAACGTCGTGGTCACGACGAAGCAGTAG